Within Spinacia oleracea cultivar Varoflay chromosome 4, BTI_SOV_V1, whole genome shotgun sequence, the genomic segment CAGCGCGCCAGTACGGCGGCTCTGTTGGTTGAGCGTTGCTCGCGGAGGAAAGAGAAAGCAAGGAGGGGCGAGTGAGAGAAACGACTCAACGAGGGTGGTGTACGGTGGTCTAAAATTGATGGTGGTCGTTGTGGTGGTTTCCGGCTGGGAGAAAAGGCAGTGGTGGcttaatggtggtggtggtgttggcGGTAttaatggtggtggtggcgacagtcggtggtggttgtggtggttttttttttttaatttttatttttgaattaatttaagaggtaaatttagaaatcaaaaatcaaaattggaATTGGAATGTTTATTGTTTGTTGGTGGTTTGAGGGTTGAAATTCCAGTATAGTTGAACAGCTATTTATAGCATTGGCATTGAGCAAGTTACGTGATTGATGATCCAAATTCGAAGAATTTTAGATGACAAATGTAAGAAAATAGAGAAAAGTAGTGATGAGTAATGAAATCTAGTGACTTTAGGTGAGTGAATCAACAAGCCTAAAGTTTATAGATGTAATAGATGGCAAACTCCATGGCTGCCAAATGCTCATGTTTACACGGCAGAGAAGAGGAAAAGAGAGAAGGGTTGACTTGATTTTAATGGGTCAAAAGGGCATTTTGGTAAATCTACAATGTAGgacaaattttcagaattttattGCTATTTTTGGATGAAAATAGGATCACTAAAATTAATTTCCAGAATAATTCTTTTATAAAgtgttaataaaataaatttagtttttgaATAAAATTAGTCGTTGATAAGAACgtttttgaaattattaaaatctttTACATATTAcgaaatataatttaaaatttaaaaggtaGCTTAacctcgtaaatatgaaattaaattataaaatttgaaaaataataaatcgtgtaacgattaaaaaaataaaactttgttaatcaaaataaagttcaaatttttgaatttaaaacgAATTTAAGCtaagtaaaaataattaaggataattaatcaagttctaaaaattcggggtattacagaaGGAATTGCTTCCTTCTTCCTGGTACACGTGAAGAgcaaagaaagagaagaagaaaaatgaAGTTTTGCTCTTTTAaggcttttttttttgtcatttcaCTTTAGttaggcaaaaattcagaaaattgatttctatttttaagaaattaatttgaatagaaatgtttaattaaaactaagttttaaaataattctttataaaaatatcgttaacgaaaaataaatttagttttcgaatataataggaacgtttcgaaattattaaaaagccaaaaataattaaaatttaaaaaggtcgttaagctcataaatatgaaattaaattataaactgaaaaataaatcgtgtagcaatattaaaaattcaagcgaaataaaacttcgttaattaaaataaagttcgaatttaggatttaaaatgattttaagctaaattaaaataattaagcataattaatcgagttttaaaaattcggggtattacaaaaccatttatgtgataatataaaaggaaatgtaaagaacattttgggacacccaaaaaggaaacgtaaagaaaaaaaagagacggaggtAGTAGAACCATAGTAGAAGTTGGAACTAGCTTGTAGGACGactttattggaacttatctaaACTGCAGGTATCTATCAAACAAAAACTTATAATATAATCTCTTTTATATTATATTACTAGAattaagcccgtgcgatgcacgggttaatAGTAAAAGAGGGAATGAATAATTTGTTACTTTTATTATGGGGTAAAATCGCGCATATTAGCTAGCGTTATCTCCGTATAGAGTATGGTAGTTGACTCCTAATAAATTTATCTCCTATTATATTTTCTATTTTGACTCCTACCAAAATTTATTTCTTACTCATGCGGCAATTAATCTCTTTTTGAGTTTTACTCAGTAGTTGTTCACTTGTTCATTATCGATTGTGTTTAATACATCGATATAATAAAATTGAAAGATTACACATAATAAACCTATTTTACTGAGTAGTTATTCACTTGTTCACGCTTATACCAACATAATTGGTCGATATTTAATACAATTAAGACTTCCTCTGCAAAGGTATATATACTTACACCATTCATATAGGAACTCGAGACCTCTTTCTTCCTCCCAATTTTGAGTTTTTGCAGCCAGAGCCTCCACCATCTCTATATGGAATCAAACATAATCAAAATCATACGAAATTGCTTGTTAAACCAGCCAGCAATTGATCAGTCGGTTAAAAGTTTAAAACAGATATTTACAAACACTACACACAGTTAACTGTTGAAAACCTTAAACTTGGAACTTTTGAACAGCTGCAGAATCGTATATCAACTACATCCCCAAATATCATGTTTATCAACCAGAAATTAAACTGGCTAACCTCATATCATATCTCAACTACTATGTACATCCCTAATTATTACGATGCTAACCAATGTTTAAGCTGGTTAATCTCATATCTGTTAGCCTATTCggttcattttatttttagtacatttataaatattgttcttAAAATATACGTATTAGTGATATAGCAAAATGATTTCATAGTCCCACCATTAAGATTGGGGACTCCTTTCAGCCTTCTAACCTTTATTCTGGTTCATTGTTGTGAATCATGCATTGAAAACAATGCTATCAATAGAAGGAGATTAGTTAAAAACTAAAAcagtgaattttttttgttcttttttattcacAGAGGAAGCATGGCTTCAAAAGAAAACAAACCTTATTTGTGACATATAATAATGTTCCTGGATTCTcccatcaaaaaaaataaaattgttccTGGATTCATGTTGTTTATTCATCTTAGAATACAACATAATGTAATACTTGGAAGCTTAGTAACTAAAGTTCGAGCTTTCTCTGCGCATTTGATCAAAATTCCCAACTGAAGCGTTCAAAAGCCACACATCAATTAGTTAATTCATGTCAATGTAAAACTTTTCCGATCCTCATCATACAAACATAAGCTAATTTACATCAACTCAAATAATACAACTACAATAGGGGAAGCAAGGTCGTAAACGTTAGGGGAAGGGGTGGGATTTGGGGTTGTTAGGTAGATTCAGGAGCGTAAATAAATCATTAACCTATGAAATTAGcttataattatataaaaatgttacagtatttatcttttttcacatatattttcaaatttgtCTTAAATTTAATGTGGATATATTTTATCCGATAAATTTTTACAGAAATTTTCAACACatatctgaaattatttttattttatcatttaATTTTGTGACATGGAAATCCTAAGTGGATGTTCTCGTTGCTCTTCAAAAAACTcccttttatatatatatattagaattattatataagtgaagagttgagtttattttagtaaattcacttttggtgtcccccttacattactaaaataccctctacacttatagaatagagaatatAATGACAACTACCCAATAGAAAAAGCCCAAAAAaacattttaattaatctaacccCTTAAAgaaatttttaccattttaatccaTCTGTTTATACATTCGACTCTATCTAACTTATagtatgtttcttatattcgcacgcattgcatcgcatttatattatattgtttacatgttatttcagatttaaatgtaataacacaaataTGTTTCTTATATGTACACGCATCGTGCATATAAGATTAGTCAGAACATACAAGGAGTATTAGAAGTTTCCAAAAACTGGTAAAACGTTAAATcggtacaataaatttattgtacattcaTGCAACTAGATTTTACGCCAAGTGAAAGCGTTAGTGGCTGGTTGTTTTACTGCTTGAAAAAAAACTATAAAAGCTAATGAGAAAACCAACCGAAAGTCATTTACCGAACATAAACATGGCCAGGGTAGGGATGtcaacgagccgagccgagtaTTTGGTTCTTCGAGGTAGGCTTGATAAGAAACTTTCAGCTCGAGCCGAGCTTAACCCGACTTTCATTTTTCCTGTTCGAGCTTAGCTCATTTAAGTTTTTCGTTGTTCTAACTAGGCTCGCGAGTAGCTTGTTTAAGTTCAAGCTCGAGTCGAGCCGGGCTATTAGAAAACGAACcttaataaacaaacaagatCGAATTTAAAcgatcaaattaataaacaaaatattattttaaaaaattataaaacataaaaacataGACTTAAGGGTTTTGACCTTTAAGAATACTATTATATCCTTGATTGAAGAAAGACTGGTAAACATATATGGTTTTGGTAGTTTTCGTAGTATACTAGTATATAGTTGATTTCTTACCCTTAATTGTAGCAtaattatataaataatatcattaatatattgtttgttaatattttattataaatatttttttttagaaacttaataTAAACGAGCTTTTAAACGAGCTTGtaaacgaacatgaacgagttGTTCGCGAGCCTAAACGAGCTATTTTTTTGTTCAAGCTTGTTCATTTACTAATGaacgagctttgaccgagcttgttCACTAGTTGTTGAGACTAGCGAGCATGTCGGCTCATTGACATCCATACAGGGAAAGGGAGAATTAAGGGACAGAAGGAAAATTGGGAGCAGTTCCTAAAACGAGCAAACTCTTCCTCACCTCAAAATTATTAATAACTCGGATACAAGTTACAAGTTACAAGTTTTGTTACATTCAACAAATCCCACCAAAAATTGGTACCATCTATTCTTGGACTATTAACTAGAATATCACAGCTAAAGGAATACATGCAGTTTCCAATAGCCAGAATCTCCTCAGTCCATTTCAAACTTGATAGCTATGCTGCTAATCATCAGCCATCGTTGCAATCAGAGAAGATCATGACTTTAGAAATACAAACTCTTCGATAGCTGGAATCTCACCAATCCTCTTCATTACCTGACTGCTTGGTGGTTCATCAACCCCAATTGCCATCACGGCATGAGTTCTTGGAGCCAGTCTTCCAACACTCATGAAACTGACATTCACATTCTCCTCTCCCAAAACACTTCCCACCCTACCAATCATTCCGGGTTGATCAACCTGTCTGCATAGAATAATGCTACCCTCCAAACTCACATCAACTTCGAACGAGCCAACCTTTATCAAGTGTGGAATTCCATCTTTAACCCTCCCCTCTAGTCTAATCTCTCCGGAATCTGAAATTGCACTAGCAAATTTTGATTCCACATTGGCAATCTGGACCTGGATAGACTCCAGTGGGCTTTCAGGTGACCCGTCTAGAAGAACTCGTTCTTCGGTGATGCGAAGTCCTCTCTGCTTTGCGGTGAAATCAGCATTTACCAAGTTTACAAAGGTGCTGGAAATGGGTTCAATCAGACCTTTGGTAATCATGGCTCGGAGCAACCTTGTGTCAAGATCATCAGGTGCTCTTGAGGTTGCATAACTCACCTTCACAGATTTAACACCACTTCCACCTGCTACCAGTTGGATTGCTAGTCTGCCAAGTTTCTCGGCGAGTTCAACATAAGGTTTCAGCTCAATAAGGACCtgagcaaacaaataaagatggAAATTAAACACATGGACTGCTCAAAGCTTTAGTTCCAGACACAAGCATACGCgcaaacacacacaaaaaaacctCTTGACACAGAGATGAACAGTACCCAGGATCACCAGCAAGGAGATATCTAAAGGAAAAAACCAATACAGGGTCAAAACAAGAAAGAATGCCAGACCTTCAGCTGATAGGAAGCTTTTATTTCCACAGAAAACACCAAATTCAATGATCTAAACTAAATGGCACCAAGCCACAAATCAAGCATCTCAGTACTGGCTGCTACAAATATAACCGTCAGAGAGGTCAATAATACAACTAGGATTGGAAGTAGCTCAAGGAGGTCAAGGCTATGCAACAAACAATGGAAGTTCTAGAAACTGTTCTGataccaaaaaggcaagtgCCATATGGCTGTTTAAAATAGTCAGAATTTCAACGAATAAACATCACAAAGAGTACCTTCAAAGCAGATAAAACTCGCTACTACTTGCAAGGATTTTAATCCTGCAGAAAATAAGTCTTCCTTTCTTATTTATACAGCAAAGTGACCTGAGATATCTATTTTGACCATGTCGGAATGTTTCAAGGGCACCAGTGCCCCACAGGCTAACAGCCACCTAATCAATAGGTTTACAAATATAAAGCAAGCACAAATTAACTGCTAAACAGAATCCAACATGTTCACTGAAAACATCTAAAGCTAATGAGCTTGCACGGTTGCACCTGTAAGGTTATAAATGAAAGTGGTGGCGATAACTTTCGAGTAATTTAATACTAGTGTCTCATGTGACATGATCATGTATCTTTGCTACAAGCATGAACCTTTTCATCATTGATTTTTATTGCCCTCTGCCCATACTTCTGTAGTAGTAGGTGGTAAACCAGTGAAGAAACATACAtgtagtacggagtagtagAAAGAAGGAACACACTACTGTAAACAATCACAATGGTCCATGTAATTATATCCAGACCAGCCATAGAACGAAATAAGGCCATGTAAAGAGCTACTAACAACAAATAGAAGCATATTCCAAATACCAAAATTGACACAATGCAGCTCAAGCAGTGGAAGCCAAAGTTAGAACTTATTTTGATAATCAATCATAAATAGAGAAGGTCCAATGGCTTCTGAAGAGTTAAGAAAGACAGTGGGTTTACCTCAGCAGGAACCATTGGTGCATTCACTGCAGTTGCAGCAAGCTCTCCGTTTAAGGCCCCAATAACTGCTTCTGCAATTTCAATGGCAACTCCTTCCTGCAAATAAAACACTATTTTGTAATGACATAGTGGTATATATAATGATCACCAAATCACAGTGTGTAGCACTTAACCTACCTGAGCTTCCATGGTACTAGCACCAAGATGTGGAGTTGCAGTAACTCTTTCATGCTGTATCAACTTACTATCCTTTGCTGGGGGCTCTTGTGTGAAGACATCAAGTGCAGCCTTCAAAAGAAAAGTTTTGATATATTCTTCAAACAAAAACAATGGAAAAAAGTGCCCTCAATAAAAATCTAAAAGGTACGTACCTGAGCCACAATCCCAGAATCCAGAGCCCTAACAAGAGCATCTTCATCAATCACTCCACCACGAGCAACATTCACAATCATTACTCCTTTCTTCATCTTAGCAAAAGTTTCATCATTAAGAACCTTTGTTGTAGCAGAAGTGAGAGGCATGTGAAGGGAAATGAAATCTGCTGTAGCTAAGGCGTCATCAAAGGAAACGAGCTCCACTCCGATAGCTCGTGCACGATCAGCTGGTGCATAGGGATCATGGGCAATCACATGCATGCCAAGCCCCTTGGCACGCCTTGCAACTTCAGTCCCAACCTTCCCGAAACCCATAACAGCAAGTTTCTTCCCAACAAGTGATACACCCACATACTTATTCCTCTTCCATTCCCCTGAATTGGGCATAAACAAAGAACAATAACTAAGGTTGTTGCAAAGAGTTTGACATTCCAAAAGAAATCAGATACTTTTCCACAAGGGTGCTGGGCAAAAGTTCTACACAGTTATAGAGCATACCGACCAGCTAACCACTGCCATGTAACAGATTCCATTTTACACCCAACTattaaaaacaacaaaaagCTTAAACCCTGCATAACCAGAGCAATAACACCCCAAATAAACCAATCAGTACAAAAATCAATCCCTAGCTTCGAAATGCATATTCCATTTTACAACGGTTACACccaactattcaaaatcaagaTTTTACCACAATTAACAACAAACAATCCTacactaaagaaatcaaatTCAATAAGAACTACAACAACCATTAAACAGATCTAACAACCCAACAGAAGCAACCCCCTAactaacaaaaacaaaataaacgcCGACCAAGTGTTCGACGAAATGCcgcaaagaaaaagaaattacAAAAAAGACTAACCAGCCTTGACAGAAGCATCAGCTTGAGCAACGTTCCTGGACATCGCAGTCAAAAGAGCAATCCCATGCTCAGCCGCCGCGACGGTGTTAGCGGTTGGAGCATTAACAACCAAACACCCATGCTCCGTCGCAGCACCCAGATCTACATTATCTATCCCAACACCAGCCCTTCCAACCACCTTCAACCTTCCACCAGACGACTCAAACACCTCGCGGGTAACCTTGGTCCCACTCCGCACAATCAAAGCATCGCAAAGCGAGATCTTAGTGCAAAGCTC encodes:
- the LOC110799441 gene encoding D-3-phosphoglycerate dehydrogenase 1, chloroplastic; the encoded protein is MAAASSASTALISKQSITLKNRYINPSISPNSQLSLSSKLSVTPSISLFSHNPLRRLTPAASQKKFTVSASVDAKPTVLVAEKLGDAGLDLLKSFANVDCSYNLTPEELCTKISLCDALIVRSGTKVTREVFESSGGRLKVVGRAGVGIDNVDLGAATEHGCLVVNAPTANTVAAAEHGIALLTAMSRNVAQADASVKAGEWKRNKYVGVSLVGKKLAVMGFGKVGTEVARRAKGLGMHVIAHDPYAPADRARAIGVELVSFDDALATADFISLHMPLTSATTKVLNDETFAKMKKGVMIVNVARGGVIDEDALVRALDSGIVAQAALDVFTQEPPAKDSKLIQHERVTATPHLGASTMEAQEGVAIEIAEAVIGALNGELAATAVNAPMVPAEVLIELKPYVELAEKLGRLAIQLVAGGSGVKSVKVSYATSRAPDDLDTRLLRAMITKGLIEPISSTFVNLVNADFTAKQRGLRITEERVLLDGSPESPLESIQVQIANVESKFASAISDSGEIRLEGRVKDGIPHLIKVGSFEVDVSLEGSIILCRQVDQPGMIGRVGSVLGEENVNVSFMSVGRLAPRTHAVMAIGVDEPPSSQVMKRIGEIPAIEEFVFLKS